A single region of the Halostella litorea genome encodes:
- a CDS encoding biosurfactant protein 1 produces MTGRYSDCEELRPLGEATHIPDDNLSTSSDGEPRRQRTGKAHTGYPDPTTATAAECTSCGTSIPAGQTKCRFCLTNHLDAVTDGQDTPDSECDILHIIHVFVESRTFYGAVAKGSTAAALLAKSASDPAVDNCQLIDDLDEEPVAQLADQWPSLPSAARVSSECGEQLLAAARERTTWQGTTQSRHDGERATFLYDESGSGIHDEERLVTLREDADDDVWLVPAIALQRSVTDSSTGRPRHESPNRGHLECRECDRKTEHRFRDFEVVPDDEWTGQPLWECQVCGTPRYGPHPAEKA; encoded by the coding sequence ATGACCGGACGTTACTCTGACTGCGAAGAGCTCCGGCCGCTTGGCGAAGCGACGCATATCCCCGACGACAATCTCTCCACCAGTAGTGACGGAGAGCCCCGACGTCAACGAACAGGTAAAGCCCACACAGGCTATCCAGACCCCACGACAGCAACTGCGGCCGAGTGTACCTCCTGTGGGACATCGATCCCCGCTGGCCAGACGAAATGCCGGTTCTGTCTCACGAATCATCTCGATGCAGTCACCGATGGCCAGGACACCCCTGATTCGGAGTGTGATATCCTCCACATCATCCACGTCTTCGTCGAGTCGCGGACGTTCTACGGCGCCGTGGCAAAGGGATCTACTGCGGCCGCTCTTCTCGCGAAATCGGCTTCCGACCCCGCGGTCGACAACTGCCAGCTCATCGACGACCTCGACGAGGAACCTGTAGCGCAGCTTGCCGACCAGTGGCCCTCGCTTCCTTCGGCGGCACGGGTCTCATCGGAGTGCGGCGAGCAGCTGCTCGCGGCAGCTCGTGAGCGGACTACGTGGCAAGGCACAACGCAGTCGCGTCACGACGGCGAGCGCGCGACGTTCCTCTATGACGAAAGCGGGAGTGGGATTCACGACGAGGAGCGTCTTGTGACCCTTCGTGAGGACGCAGACGACGATGTCTGGCTGGTGCCGGCGATTGCACTCCAGCGATCCGTCACCGACTCCAGTACCGGGAGACCGCGACACGAGAGCCCGAACAGAGGTCACCTCGAGTGTCGAGAGTGCGACCGAAAAACCGAACATCGATTCCGCGATTTCGAAGTCGTCCCTGACGATGAATGGACCGGCCAGCCACTATGGGAGTGCCAGGTGTGTGGAACGCCTAGATACGGTCCACACCCTGCCGAGAAGGCTTAA
- a CDS encoding transcription initiation factor IIB, with product MATKEIYETTFDEDVQTDSSAKQCPECDGRVTTNAVETVCEDCGLVVDEQRIDHGPEWRAFDEDERERTGAPLTAARHDRGLSTEIGHGTDANGNTLSGRKRRQVARMRREQTRGRFQSKAERNLAHGLGEVRRIVSALELSETIRDQACQLFRSAQNENLLLGRSIEAMATASVYGACRCDGLSRTLDDVTDPARVEQSRVTNAYKTLNTELGLPAKPVTPSAFVPRLASELDVPDQIRQRARRLAEDSESTGVTTGVCPSGFAAACLYKAGCEQGQLLSQSDVAEVANVSTVTVRTHRDALDGLAV from the coding sequence ATGGCAACCAAAGAGATCTACGAGACGACGTTCGACGAAGATGTCCAGACTGACTCAAGTGCAAAACAGTGCCCCGAATGTGACGGCCGGGTCACCACCAATGCGGTCGAAACCGTCTGTGAAGACTGTGGCCTGGTTGTCGACGAGCAGCGCATCGACCACGGGCCTGAATGGCGAGCATTCGACGAGGACGAACGTGAACGGACGGGTGCGCCGCTGACTGCGGCGCGACACGACCGAGGCCTATCGACCGAAATCGGGCATGGAACGGACGCAAACGGAAATACGCTCTCCGGACGGAAGCGCCGGCAGGTCGCACGGATGCGCCGGGAGCAGACTCGTGGGCGGTTTCAGTCGAAAGCCGAGCGCAATCTCGCACACGGTCTGGGTGAGGTCCGCCGGATCGTGAGCGCGCTCGAGCTGTCCGAGACGATTCGTGATCAGGCGTGCCAGCTCTTCCGGAGCGCTCAGAACGAAAATCTCCTGCTGGGCCGGTCGATCGAAGCGATGGCCACCGCGAGCGTCTACGGCGCCTGTCGGTGCGACGGGCTCTCACGAACCCTCGATGACGTTACCGATCCGGCGCGCGTTGAGCAGTCGCGCGTGACGAACGCGTACAAGACGCTGAATACGGAACTCGGCCTCCCGGCCAAGCCTGTGACGCCCAGTGCGTTCGTCCCGCGTTTGGCCTCGGAACTCGATGTCCCAGATCAGATTCGGCAACGAGCACGGAGGTTGGCGGAGGATTCTGAATCAACGGGAGTCACTACGGGTGTCTGCCCGTCAGGGTTCGCCGCGGCCTGCCTGTACAAAGCGGGGTGCGAACAGGGCCAGTTGCTCTCACAGTCGGACGTCGCAGAGGTCGCGAACGTTTCAACCGTAACCGTCCGAACTCACCGAGACGCGCTGGACGGACTAGCTGTCTAA
- a CDS encoding replication factor A, whose product MSSKNVSSEVVSVDEQAFEKHDEATVDEDGFEVVDETPEFQATVDMEVQAKVDSNHPDARVEEGPDHMFGKTLEQEERIKAQEAELERISAQAELGTQEGREKRTRDIAAKRSAERRAEFQKRRASVDPLADPERADPRAELEQEELAAVNEQSMRLAEKLDGWSRAAISRRLAEAVVTGKDMMSAVVGVFEELQTAPGQVIPIEKVEDVNRKEVSIEGTITQLWESSSPAIAQVGLIEDESGRTKVTVWEKSNQPWMEEGERVRIHGAARNWYQGRVSVALTGWSTVLFPERGQWWE is encoded by the coding sequence ATGTCAAGTAAGAACGTCTCCAGTGAAGTAGTTTCGGTCGATGAACAGGCATTCGAGAAACACGATGAAGCGACGGTCGATGAGGACGGTTTCGAAGTCGTCGATGAGACCCCGGAGTTCCAGGCGACGGTCGACATGGAAGTGCAGGCGAAAGTCGATTCAAACCATCCGGACGCGCGAGTCGAGGAAGGACCGGATCACATGTTCGGGAAGACCCTCGAACAGGAAGAGCGTATCAAGGCGCAAGAGGCTGAGCTGGAGCGCATCAGTGCCCAGGCCGAACTCGGGACGCAAGAGGGTCGAGAAAAACGAACGCGAGACATCGCGGCGAAGCGGAGCGCTGAGCGGCGTGCAGAGTTCCAGAAGCGGCGAGCGAGCGTGGACCCGCTGGCAGACCCAGAACGGGCTGACCCGCGTGCAGAACTCGAACAGGAGGAGTTGGCAGCGGTGAACGAACAATCGATGCGGTTGGCCGAAAAGCTGGATGGATGGTCGCGGGCGGCGATCAGTCGGCGGCTGGCCGAGGCGGTCGTCACGGGGAAAGACATGATGAGTGCGGTCGTCGGGGTGTTCGAGGAGTTGCAGACGGCGCCAGGACAGGTGATCCCGATAGAAAAGGTTGAGGACGTGAACCGAAAGGAGGTGAGCATCGAGGGAACAATTACACAGCTTTGGGAGTCATCGAGTCCGGCTATTGCCCAAGTGGGACTCATCGAGGACGAGAGCGGACGAACGAAGGTGACCGTCTGGGAGAAATCGAATCAACCCTGGATGGAGGAAGGCGAGCGTGTGCGGATTCACGGGGCGGCGCGGAACTGGTATCAGGGGCGCGTCTCAGTGGCCCTGACCGGGTGGAGCACCGTGCTGTTCCCAGAGCGCGGCCAGTGGTGGGAGTAG
- a CDS encoding type II toxin-antitoxin system PemK/MazF family toxin — protein sequence MSYQRGDVVWGPDPFKSTENPRPWLILNNDAHPFGEEEYMTVTLTTTPHDATVPIESADWVEGDMPRQSYASPWAVASPKHAAIVRRQGRLQEDFVRTVIETMQTYLDPPADTQ from the coding sequence ATGAGCTACCAGCGCGGTGATGTTGTCTGGGGGCCAGATCCGTTCAAGTCCACCGAGAATCCACGCCCATGGCTGATCCTCAATAATGACGCCCATCCGTTCGGTGAGGAGGAGTACATGACGGTCACGCTAACCACGACGCCACACGATGCAACCGTCCCAATCGAGTCGGCTGACTGGGTCGAGGGCGATATGCCACGCCAGAGTTACGCCTCTCCCTGGGCGGTCGCCTCACCGAAGCACGCCGCAATCGTCCGGCGTCAGGGCCGACTGCAAGAGGATTTCGTCCGGACCGTCATCGAGACGATGCAGACGTATCTCGATCCGCCGGCCGACACTCAGTGA
- a CDS encoding MarR family transcriptional regulator: protein MPIDVETFESSSEERLQNGGETNAERVMRFLAAHPDQAFMQSEIRDATDVKAGSISVVLSRLEDRDLVRHKGNYWTLGEDEDIAAYTSMLESTRAANDRFGEEDMDEWLEHAVDDEDQE from the coding sequence ATGCCAATCGACGTCGAGACATTCGAGTCATCCTCCGAGGAGCGACTCCAGAACGGCGGCGAAACGAACGCTGAGCGGGTGATGCGCTTCCTCGCTGCGCATCCCGACCAAGCGTTCATGCAGAGCGAGATCCGCGATGCAACCGACGTGAAAGCTGGGAGTATCAGCGTCGTGCTCTCCCGTCTCGAGGATCGGGACCTCGTCCGACACAAGGGCAACTACTGGACACTCGGCGAGGACGAAGACATCGCAGCATACACCAGTATGCTCGAGAGCACGCGCGCTGCGAACGACCGCTTCGGCGAGGAAGATATGGACGAATGGTTGGAGCACGCCGTCGACGATGAGGATCAGGAATGA